The segment CTGTAAGTGCCTTCTTGGCGGGGCCGATCCTGCATTTCCAGCAGATACGTGAACCGGGGGGTGCTCTGCGCCGTGTATTGCCGACTCAGCCACTGTCCGTCGTTCCAGGGAAAGGGTACCTGAAAACCGACGTTCGTTATATCCAACACGCTGCGCTCCAAGCTGGCGTTGACCGTACCCCTGAAGCTAAATGTCTTGATGAACTTCAGCTTTGACGTTGGTTTTTGAGGATAAGCAATGGTCGCGTTGGAGGCAGCGCGGTTCCGGCAGAACACATTGTCTTCGAGTGTCCAGTTCCGCTTCACTGCGAGGCTGTTCACGAGTGTGCTGGGCGTGTGGGCATTGCCGACAGAGATGGTGGGCGTTACTTGAGCCGTCAGTGACAGCAGGGAGGCCAGAACGAAGGACATGCTTCCTTGTAGCACGGTCTTTCCGAGAGCAAGCGAAGATGTGCTGCTCAGCATCCACATTGTTGAGGGGGGTCTAACGGTGTTCTGGGCACGGCTCGATAAATTCGACGTCCAGCCAGTATTCGGCCTCAGGTTCTTCCACGTCCCCGCCTTCGGCCATCAGCTCCTGCCAGGCGGCCCAGGCTTCAGCCTGCACGTCGGGATGGCAGCCGAGGAAGTCGGCCAGCTCCATCCGCACTTCCGGATCCGGCCCCTCACGCGACAACCCTCGGTCTTGGCGGTAGGCAGCGTCCAAGAGGTCGGCGAGTTCGACAGGCGTCAATTCACGCGGGTGCAGAGGCAGAGGGTAGAGCCAAGCGGTGAAGTCTGGAGTCAGGCACTCTTTATAGAGCTTCTTGACACGAGTTAAGACACCACAAAAACGCCCTCGCCTGCCAGCCGAAGCTGAGGCGGGGACGCTGGAGTTTGGGATTGATCTCTCTCTTCTCCTCAACACTGAGTAAGACCCCTGACCCACACGGGTGCCTCAAGTGAAAGGCCGCTGTCATTCATGCGGCCCTTCGGAGAAGTGGGGTGTCATGGGCTTGGCGATCAGTCTTGGGGCGAACTCCAGATCAAGACGTTTTGCTCATGCCTCGTTCGTCGTTCAGGGAAAAAGCATGCTCCAAAAAGCATGGTAAACGCCAACCCAGCTCCCGAGCAGGAGCATGAACGCCAGCGGCCAGTACTTGCGGAGTCGGTCGCTGATACAGATGACGATGGCTGGCAGCGGCCCAGTCAGCACGACCACGCCCAGGATGGCGTATTGAGTCCAGGGCTCCAATTCGCCCAGATGCTCAACGGCGGGCAGGATGTGGCCCAAAGCAAAGCCCAGTGCGAACATGCAGGCCATCAAGAGGGCGAACGCCAAACGGCGGAAGAGCGGCAAGAGCGGGTGTCGCATGACTCCACTTTGCCCTGCGCCCTCTCGAACCCTTCCCCCTGCCAGAACGCCTCATCTAGACGCATTTCACAGCAAGTATGATTCCAGTCTGAGAGCAGGCCAAAACTGTGGGGGGTCAGTTTCCTCACCTGGCGTTCAAACGAGCGCCCCCGCCCGTAGCCGAAGCTGGAGCGGGGTTAGGCGAGGTAGACATAGCCCGCCCGTACCTGTTCAGCTTCCTCTTCTGTGCTGCAAAACACCTTCGTGTTCTCAATTTGCCCGTAGCAATCCACGCGAGCAGGCACGAGCCAGCACTTCACCGCGCCGTCGTCCCATTCGCGACGCTCAGGCGGTCCCAAGACTTCGATAACGTGATGCTCAATTAAGTTCATGTTGTCTCTCCTCTAGCGGCAGGCCTGCAGGGTGAGGGGGCTGGGGGTGACGCGGGTGTCAGAGCGGAGACCAGACGCGGTTGGTGCAGTGCCTCCAGGATGGATCAAACGTCTTGCAGGCTTGGGTGCTCCGGATCTGCCCTCAGGAGCGCGATCCGCGCCTACCGGTGCACCTCGACTTCTGGCCACTCCCCGGGATGACCCAGCTCCAGCAACCGGATGCGCAAGCCGGGCGGGCTCAGGTCCAGGACCTGTGCCGCGCTGAGGAAGCGGGCCCGTCCCTGCTCATTCTCGTAGAGATTGAGGGTCACGTCGGCGTATTGGAGGTCCCCACACTCCTGGCCGCCGAAAAATTCCAAATAGGCTTTGACGTAACTCTCCGTGGTGATGTCGATCGCCAACGGCTCCCCCGGCATGATCTCAAAGACCAGATCGGCGTTCACGAACCGTTGGAGCGCAGCAAATTGCATGCAGCACAGGTCAATGCTGACGCCTTCCGGCAACTCGATGACGGGCTCCCGCGCACCAGGACCGGGAAGATCCCAGGTGTCGATGAGGCGAACGCGGCTGCGAGCGAGGGTGCTGGTCGTCAGGCCTGGTGCGGCCACTGCGGCGAGGTCATGGGTCATTGGGGTTCTCCGTGTGTGTGGGGACTCCGTGATGGCGGGATGGGGTGGCCGCGCTGGGAGTGCCGCGGGCGAACTGGGGGGTCAAGCGGCTCAGAGATGGGGCCGGCGTGTGGTTGCACACAGGGGGAGGCTCAAGAGTGTTCACTCTCTTACGGTGAAGCCGCTGGGGGTGACGCGGGCCGAACACGGTAATGGGGGGGTCGTACCCCCAGCGTTCTGAACATCGCCCGCAAGTGCGGTGCAGCGTGCGCTGTCGTATTGATTCCAAAGCACAAAAGCGCCTCCGTCCACAGCCGAAGCTGGAGCGGGGTGCTCTGCCGCGTGTTCGGGGGTGGCGTGGTGTGCTGGCGGGGGTGGTTCATGGCTGCGGCACCTTAAAGAAGTGGAGGACAACGGGCTGAGTCATGTCGGGATGGTGGCAGCGCTGGGGGTGACGCGAGTCGAGTTCAGTGGGCATTAGGATGCTTGCATGGCCCATTTCAAGATCTGGTGGGTGGGGAGCCAGTCGGCTCCATACCGGGCGTAATGTGCGTGCTCGATCTCTCCGGTGCGGCTGATGAGGAATTCGGCAGGCATGCGGAAGCGTTCATCGTGCAGGGTGGTGGGGTTCAGGTGCCGGAGGTGTGGTGCGAGGGCATTCAGATGGCGCAGGTCCAACACCCCTTTGAGACTGTGGCCTAAGCCGTAGCGGGCGTAGGTGGCGTCGGTGGGGTCGGCCAGCACCGGGTAGGGCATCGACACCTGTCTCAGGCCCTCTTGCAGCGCACTCACCGAACTGCTCCAGACCGAGACCAGTTGGATGTCCTGCTGGGCCAGCAGAGGCGCGAGGGCAGCCAGCTCGGTCTGCCGAGCGTGGCACACGAGGCAGGTGCTCTGAAGGTTGAACGTCAGCCAGACCCGTTGTCCTCGCAGACTGTGGACACGGTAAGCTGGCGGCATGTCTGCCCCCCAATGGATTGCCTGTGTGTTCCTCACTGACCCGGCGATGCTCTCCCTGGAAATGGCTGTGGTATTCATCCGTGCCTATTCCAGAAAAGAGGCTCTGCGGGTGATTGACGACCAACTCCAGACGTCCGGCAAGCTGATCGGCTTTGAGGGCAACATCAAAACATATGAAGTGCCACGCTTGGAACCGTGTCGCGAGGGGCAAGAGAAGATGATGGAGCAGATGTACTTGGAAACGTTACAACAGTCGATCGGCAATCGGGGCATCGTCGTTAAGCCGCAGTAACAGCCGACCTCTGTCCAGTTGATGGTTGCTGTGGATGCTCACGCCAGCGAGAGTCTGTCCAGCGCCACGCGAGCGGCCCAGGGGTTCAGGTCTGGCTGAACGTTGTGTTTGGCCGGCCAAACGTAAAACCCCCAACAAGTGTCGGGGGTTGACTTAAAAGAGTGCGAGGCTGTGCCTGGGAACACAGAAGCCTAAATGAGTTCGAGGAGTTTTAATGTTGCAAACAGCGCTTGGAGTGCCAGAAGAACGGTTAAAACAATACCGGCCCACTGTTGCACCTGCGCTGGTTGAATTGTTTCCCGTTTTCTGGTAGTTCTCTTATGAATCAAGAAATTTCACCACCTTTAGGGCGCACACTGTTACAGCAGTACGGCTCCGCAATCCGCTCAAATCAACTCGGCCATCGTCTCTGGTGCCAAGGCCTGCACTTCCACCGTGTAGAAGTCGTCCTGTGGCAGGAGGAAGAGGGCGCGGTGTGCCTGACACTGTTGGAAAGTCAATGTGGTGACGAATCAGTGTACGTTCCACCCGAGCTGACTGCACAGGAGACTGTCTCAGCTGACTCCCATTCCCTAAGCGGGCGGGCTGATCTCAACCCTGCGCGGCTTTGGTGCGGTGTGGCCTAAGTGCATGCTCGGGCTGGGGCACTTGAGCGGCGTTCAGCCCACTGGAGTCCAATCGGGACTGGGGCGGCCGTAATAATAGCCTTGCAGCAAAGTCACACCCAGGTTGCGCAGCAACGTGCCTTCATCGGCATGTTCAACGCCTTCAGCCACGACGTCAAGGTTTAGCGCTTGGCTCAGGCCCACAATCGAGCGGATCATGGCCTGCGCTTCAAGGTTGCCCCCACGCTCCAGGGCTGTGACAAATGAGCGGTCAATCTTGAGGCCCGACACTGCCAGCGTGCGCAGAATACTTAGGCTGGAATAGCCTGTCCCGAAATCATCGAGCATCACCCGCACCCCGAGGGCGCTGAGCGCGGCCAGAAGAGCCTGCACCCGTTCAGGCGACTCGATCATCACGCTTTCAGTGATTTCGAGTTCCAAGCGCTCCGGAGGCAGGCCACTGAGGGCCAGTGCCCGCGTCACGTCACCCAACAAGTCGCCCTCCTGAAACTGCCGCACGGAGAGATTGACCGCCACCCGCACGTCTTTCCAAGTGGCTGCCCGCAAGCAGGCTTCACGCAGCACCCACGCGCCCAGCGCAACGATCCCGCCGCTACGCTCAAGGGCCGGGATAAACTCTGCCGGACTTTTGCGTCCCAGCGAAGCGCTGTTCCAACGCACCAGTGCCTCGGCGCACACGGGGCGGCAGGAGTGGGCGTCTACCAGTGGTTGGAAGTGCAGTTCAAATTCGTCTGCCTCCAGTGCCGTGGCCAGAGCGGCGTCCAGCGCAATGGCTTTGACCCGCAGTTCATCCCCGCCGCTGTAAACGTGCAGACGTCCTCCCCCTCTACGGGCATCTTCCAGCGCAATGTATGCAGCGCGGTGCAGGTTTTCAGTGCTGGGGCCGTGCTCCGGATGATGAACCAGCCCCGCGCTGCCAGAGACGTTGAGATCTTGACCCAAGACTGAGAAATTGCGCTGCAAGCTGCCGAGCACGGCCTCGGCCTGGGCTTCTCTAGCGTGCAGGGTTTCTCCGAACAGCAGCAGCAAAAACTCATTGTTGCTGGCACGGGCGAGAATGTCGTGCGGTTTGAGGACTGTTTTGAGTCGGGCAGCCACCTCCCGTAGCAACTGATCACCGCCGGCCGGACCCAACGCTTCGTTAAACTGCTTGAAGCGGTTGAGGTCAATCACCATCAAACTGAGGCCCCCGGACTGCGGCTCTTGGGCGATTACAGCGTTGCTCAGCAGGGCGTGCAGCATGACCCGGTTGGGCAGGCCCGTGAGGTCGTCGTAAAACTTGCCGTGCTCAAGCGCAGCAATCGCTTCGGTGCGGGCGGAGTCGGCGGTGCGGCGCAGGTCGCGTTCATGCTGAATTTCGCGCCGTGTGGAGTGGAGTTCAGCTTCTCGGGTGAGATCTCGCGCCTGGGTCCTTAGGGCGACGTCCCGGAGTTTGTTGCTCAGCGCCGCCGCCTGCTTGAGATGGATGATGGCCTGGCGTGGATCGTCTGTTTCATACAGCTGGGCCAGCAGGTTATGAATGGTCAGAGCGTCCGCCGGCCGCACCGCTTGCTCGCTGATCGCCAGCGCGCGGTGCAGGAGGGGCGCGGCCCGTTGCGGGGTGGGCGAGCCCAGGTACTGCTCTGCACTCACCAGGAGCAGT is part of the Deinococcus sp. QL22 genome and harbors:
- a CDS encoding redoxin domain-containing protein, whose amino-acid sequence is MPPAYRVHSLRGQRVWLTFNLQSTCLVCHARQTELAALAPLLAQQDIQLVSVWSSSVSALQEGLRQVSMPYPVLADPTDATYARYGLGHSLKGVLDLRHLNALAPHLRHLNPTTLHDERFRMPAEFLISRTGEIEHAHYARYGADWLPTHQILKWAMQAS
- a CDS encoding EAL domain-containing protein, which produces MTRPGSVFAHADTTSCLHVAARANLQTLSAAHPEQALERFTVLIEQGCPDPTCGPDLRLMAADILLRIGALERLRVQLDACSPQTAEQRVRYALLLGQADTRTGRLHEAAQHFRAALDEAASTQLLSHQAAATSFLAQVRHRTGNSDEALNLIAQAFLLRQRLGDVDGQIRALCNTALILDAQARLPEAVEALTQAQLLLPRCAEPLESALHVYSGLGLIHETTHQYEEAYEQFLRAKDVAARAGNEAAECLMSLNSGEMARQCGNYPEAEALLSGALHVARALSNPQVQTGVLQSLGLLYAETGQQKAADRAFADAAALSEHSSDIDTQLELLLVSAEQYLGSPTPQRAAPLLHRALAISEQAVRPADALTIHNLLAQLYETDDPRQAIIHLKQAAALSNKLRDVALRTQARDLTREAELHSTRREIQHERDLRRTADSARTEAIAALEHGKFYDDLTGLPNRVMLHALLSNAVIAQEPQSGGLSLMVIDLNRFKQFNEALGPAGGDQLLREVAARLKTVLKPHDILARASNNEFLLLLFGETLHAREAQAEAVLGSLQRNFSVLGQDLNVSGSAGLVHHPEHGPSTENLHRAAYIALEDARRGGGRLHVYSGGDELRVKAIALDAALATALEADEFELHFQPLVDAHSCRPVCAEALVRWNSASLGRKSPAEFIPALERSGGIVALGAWVLREACLRAATWKDVRVAVNLSVRQFQEGDLLGDVTRALALSGLPPERLELEITESVMIESPERVQALLAALSALGVRVMLDDFGTGYSSLSILRTLAVSGLKIDRSFVTALERGGNLEAQAMIRSIVGLSQALNLDVVAEGVEHADEGTLLRNLGVTLLQGYYYGRPSPDWTPVG